The Moorella glycerini genomic interval AAAGGTAGAGGGAGCCATTTTTCACGGCGAAGTTAAATAAATTGAGGGGGGAAGCGAAGTAACTTCCTTCCGGGCCGCGAGTCAAGGCTTCATAGCCGAAAACTTCTCCCGTTGGTAAATAAACGACGGGTTGATATACTGTTGCCAGGCGGCCATGCTGTAAAATGGCTTGAAATTCTTCTAAAAGCTCCAGCCTCTCCAGTTCCGGCGCATCTTTAGCAAATTGCATCGCCTCCTTAATGGCTGCATAAATCCGGCTTTCAACTTCCTGGCCAGGATCTAGGGCGAGTTGAGTAGAGCCGGCGTGAAGTTTAATTTTTACCTCCCGGAATCTCAGGTTCAGTACTTCCTGGGCGTTGTCGCGAAAGGCCCGCGTTATTTGCAAAAGTTCGCGTCCCCGGGGGCTTTTATTTTCAGGTAAAGAGAAATAGAGGATAAAATCGTCGCCGCCTAAAGATTCCATCCCCAGCAGCGGGCCTATAGAGAAATTTCCGGCTGCTTCCTTCAGGACAGCAGGGAGGAGGCGTAAGATGCGGCTACAGGTCTGGGGGCCATAAATAGACTCCACTTCATTGAATTTAACGATGTCTATATAGATTAAGCAGATCCTTTCACCATTTCTCAAACGGCCGGCAATCTGGCGGAATAAAGGGTTGTCCCTTCGCCAGAGAGTTTGGCCGTCAAAATTCTTGCTGGCATGGGGGTATACTTTTTCGCCCAGCCGGTGCAGGCAGTCAGCAAAAGTACAAATTTGAGCAGCTAAATACTGGCGCCAGGACAAAGCCTTCCCTCCCACGGGAGTATTGCAACTCTATTTTAAATAGACAATTTTAGCTAGAAGTTAAGCTCAACTTATTTTAAGGTTAAAATTGGCGGTTCCAGGTTTTGATGTTTTAGCAAGAGAGGTGATATTTCAAAAATTTAACAGTAATTTAACTAGGCCTTAGCTGTAAGTTTATAAAACTATAGTAAAATAAAAGTCAGAGGAAGATAGAATTTATAAGCAACCGGTACTTTAAAAAGGGGAGTGTAGCCGTGGAAGAGGAGAATTATGTTAGCCTTTTCCGGGAAATCGACGGTATTGTTGCCCTCCTGGACATCGGCCACACTTACCTTAACGGTTGGGATATTCCCCGGGTGATATGGCAGCTGGGCGAAAAACTGGCATCTCCGTGATAACCATGGGGGGAAGGATGAGCATTTACCCATTGGTATGGGGGCATCAATTGGCGGCTTGTGCGAGAAGCCTTAGCCTTCTTACCTTCGCCGCCGGCCCTGATCCTCGAGTATAACGAGGAAATTTAAGGTAAGAAATGTGAATGACGAAAGGATGGTTTAGATGAAACACAAAAGATACCTGCTGCTTCTAGTATTGCTGGCAATCTCCCTGGTGGCCGGTCCAGCCCGGGCTGAGGAAGGTGAGAGGGTCACCTTGGGACGCGGGCAGGCGGTAAGGGATGATTTTTACGCCGCTGGCCGAATGGTGGAAGTGCTGGGGAATATAACTGGGGACCTGATGGCTGCCGGTGATAGCGTGACCAGTGAGGGCGATATCGGTGGCGACGTGCTGGTGGCGAGCCGTACCCTTAACATCAGCGGCACCGTGGGTGGTGACGTCCGGGCTGCTGGGCAGAACATTTCCTTAGACGGCCAGGTGGGCCGGGCGGTGACAGTCTTTGGCCAACAACTAGCTGTCAAGCCTGGCGCTAACGTCGGTCGCAATCTGATGTTCGGCGGGGAACGGTTGGAACTGGCGGGAGCAGTAGGCGGTAACGTACGCGCTTGGGTAGATACTGTCACCGTATCAGGACGTGTTGACGGTAACCTGGAGATTGAAGCCGATCACCTAGAGCTGCTGCCAGGGGCGCAGGTAAAAGGCGATATTATGGTGAAAGGAGCTAATCCTCCTCTGATCAGTGAGGGGGCGGAAATCAAAGGCCGGGTAAATTATATACCACTAGCTACCGAAGCAGCTAAGAGGATGTCCTGGTGGCAAATCCTAGGGCGCCAACTATTGTCCCTGGCCAAACTCTTAGGGCTGGCACTGTTAATGGCTCTCCTGGCGGCCCCGTTCCTCCGGGCTGAGGTAGAGGAATTGCGGGCCAAACCCTGGACCGGCTTGGGGGTGGGGCTGGGCTGGCTAGTCCTGGCTCCCCTTGCCATCATCCTTTTAGTGATCCTGGTGGTGGGCCAGGCAGCAGCCTGGGTGCTGGGCATTGTCTATGTAGGGCTGATTTTTGCCGCCGGCTTATTGTTCAAACCAGTCCTGGGGGCCTTCCTCGGCCAGTGGTTGTTGGCCAGGTTTGGCGACCGGGAGTTCTCGCTGGTATGGGAAACGCTGTTAGGGGCAATGCTGCTGTGGCTACTAGGACTCATTCCCGTAGTGGGCGGTATCATCACGGTAGTGGGCGTCATTATTACCCTGGGAAGCTGGCTGGTCCTGCTGGCTCGCTACGGATTGGCCTGGCCTAGGCGGATCAGGAGGGTAGAATAGGTAAGGGGAGGACCCGAGTTGAGGCATAGTTTAAAGCAAAGGTTAATATTTTTATTTTTATTGCTCTCCTTGCTGCCGCTGGGCCTGTTGGGAACCGTAGTTGTTTATATATTCAGCTCCGCCCGCGCCGCCGAAGTGCAGCAGGAGCTGCAGGGCACAGCAGTTGTTCTCCGGCGGCAATTGGAGATGGAAATTCAGTCCTGGGTGGGTGAAATCAGGGAACTCGTCGTTTCACAGAATGTACGCTCTCTGGATCCCCGGGGAGCGAAAGACGTTTTGCTATATAAAAAGTCGGTCACCCCGGTCCAGGAGGCCCTGACCCTGGTAGGGGGCGATGGTTCGATTATAGCGGCCACAGACGCTAATGATGGGGCCAGCCTGGCGGGTAGAGAAGAGGTAGAACAGGCGTTAAATGGGGAAACGGTTATCAAGGAAACGACCGTTGGCGGGACAACTTTCCTCACTATTGCCGTACCCGTTAACCCTGACGGTATGAAGATAAAGGGTGTACTTCTGGGCAACTTTGCCCTCAAGACGCTGGAAGACGTGTT includes:
- a CDS encoding polymer-forming cytoskeletal protein, which gives rise to MKHKRYLLLLVLLAISLVAGPARAEEGERVTLGRGQAVRDDFYAAGRMVEVLGNITGDLMAAGDSVTSEGDIGGDVLVASRTLNISGTVGGDVRAAGQNISLDGQVGRAVTVFGQQLAVKPGANVGRNLMFGGERLELAGAVGGNVRAWVDTVTVSGRVDGNLEIEADHLELLPGAQVKGDIMVKGANPPLISEGAEIKGRVNYIPLATEAAKRMSWWQILGRQLLSLAKLLGLALLMALLAAPFLRAEVEELRAKPWTGLGVGLGWLVLAPLAIILLVILVVGQAAAWVLGIVYVGLIFAAGLLFKPVLGAFLGQWLLARFGDREFSLVWETLLGAMLLWLLGLIPVVGGIITVVGVIITLGSWLVLLARYGLAWPRRIRRVE
- a CDS encoding EAL domain-containing protein, which encodes MSWRQYLAAQICTFADCLHRLGEKVYPHASKNFDGQTLWRRDNPLFRQIAGRLRNGERICLIYIDIVKFNEVESIYGPQTCSRILRLLPAVLKEAAGNFSIGPLLGMESLGGDDFILYFSLPENKSPRGRELLQITRAFRDNAQEVLNLRFREVKIKLHAGSTQLALDPGQEVESRIYAAIKEAMQFAKDAPELERLELLEEFQAILQHGRLATVYQPVVYLPTGEVFGYEALTRGPEGSYFASPLNLFNFAVKNGSLYLLERIARQLAIQNAPILPSHGRLFLNINPSVIDDPLFRRGETIKLLTSLGLSPQQIVFELTERTSIENFSSFAKTLDHYRSQGYLIAIDDAGAGYSSLQAVAELQPDFIKIDLSLVKNIHLSPIKRALVETFLIFANKIGASIIAEGIETEAELATLAELGVPYGQGFFIARPSYPAPTINIKVQAVLRERKELRRLPRGVNVARQIMERGITFTSGTLTHEVDALLMNTCVA